The genome window GTCTTCGAGGAGCGCTACCGGTCGCTCGTGGGCCACTGCCTCGACTCCGGCGAGGGGTTCGGCGTCGTGCTCATCCGGCGTGGACGGGAGGTGGGGGGACCCGCCGAGCCGCACTCGGTCGGGACGATGGCGAGGATCGCCGGCTACGCCCGGCTCCCGGACGGTCGGTACCTCCTCGAGGTGGAGGGGTACCGACGCTTCAGGATCGTCGATATCGACTGCTCCAACGAGTACCCGGCGGCCTGGGTGGAGCACCTGCCCGAGGCGATCGGCGACTTCGGGGTCGCGCGGGAGCACAGCGAGGAGGCCGAGAAGCTCCTGGCTTCCTACCGTCTGCGCAACGGCGACGGGGACGTTCCGTTGAAGCTCCCGGTCGACCCCGTCGCGCGGTCGTACACGATCGCGACGATGCTCGCCATCGACCCGCCGGAGAAGCAGACCCTGCTCGAGACGGAGACCGCCGACGTGCGGTTGGCCCGGGAGGTCTCGATCCTGCGCCGGGAGATGGCGCTGCTCGACCACATCGGGTCCGAGCGGGGCTGACTCAGCCGATCCTGAGCAGCTGCTCGATCCGACGTCTAAGCGTCTCGTCGTCGATGTCCCCGTTCCGCACGAAGGCGAGCACCCCGTCGGCCCGGTAGAACCTCGTCACGGGGATCCCCACGATCCCCTGGTCTCGCATGATCTCCCCTCCCGGGTCGCCCACGCTCGGGAAGGGGACCTCGTAGCGGGCCAGGAACGCCGTTGCCGCCTTCGCGTCGTCCTTGGGGTTCACGCCGAGGAACGCGACGCGTCCGTCGTAGTCGCGGGCCGCCCGGGCGAGGATCGGCATCTCGGTGGCGCACGGGATGCACCAGGACGCCCACCAGTTCACGACGAGCGGCTCCCCCTCGAGGGCCCGCATGGTCGCCTTGAACCCGTCGGGCG of Actinomycetota bacterium contains these proteins:
- a CDS encoding TlpA disulfide reductase family protein: MGRPLVAALCAIALAACSASSPPPPSEEPPRLVDGAVVETTPDGFKATMRALEGEPLVVNWWASWCIPCATEMPILARAARDYDGRVAFLGVNPKDDAKAATAFLARYEVPFPSVGDPGGEIMRDQGIVGIPVTRFYRADGVLAFVRNGDIDDETLRRRIEQLLRIG
- a CDS encoding LON peptidase substrate-binding domain-containing protein — translated: MAERVPIFPLHSILLPHTDLGLHVFEERYRSLVGHCLDSGEGFGVVLIRRGREVGGPAEPHSVGTMARIAGYARLPDGRYLLEVEGYRRFRIVDIDCSNEYPAAWVEHLPEAIGDFGVAREHSEEAEKLLASYRLRNGDGDVPLKLPVDPVARSYTIATMLAIDPPEKQTLLETETADVRLAREVSILRREMALLDHIGSERG